From Camelina sativa cultivar DH55 chromosome 5, Cs, whole genome shotgun sequence:
tcgTTGGGATTGAAGATTGTCATGTATTAATTAACCTTAGTATATGAGAAAAATGAtcaatatatagtattttttgttCCAAGTACAATTTTCATCGAGATATAAAAAATGCGTATAAACATTTCATTCCACCACATTGTACTCGGTTGGGGTAGAGAATAATTTGTACCTCTTCTATACCATATGTTCGAATAATCAAACGGTTCATATcgatatttcttttatttcatttgagtTTCTCCTATGCTaatctgattttattttctgaagtTGTCTTTGAAAAACTCGAAAAAGTGGTCTAATATGACAAAAGAGTAAAGCGTAGTCTCCGGCAAAGGTCAACTTAATTGGAGATTATTAAAGAgcaaattgttataaatacaAGGGTGGTTTGGTCGGATTGAAATGTTTAATACCTCATCCACAAAACTACAATTCTAATGACACAAAATATTCGACGACTGCcaattgtatatacatatagacTTGACTATTTAATTTAAACCAAGATGCTTAGTATCACATATGCAATTAATTAACCAATTTAAATAGCCTTAGCCCTTATCACATGATTTATGAAAGGCATGTTAGGTAAACAGAACATCTTTTCTTAACAAAATGATacatattttggaatatgaatTCTTGCTCAATCACACCatatattcaatttttgttaaaagagagagattattTTGAAGAAGTAAAGGATATAAGTTTATACGTCTTTGTCACTAAAAGAACAAACGGATATTTTTCTGGTCTGTTAACAAAAATGAAGCAAAACCTAATAACAAATGTGTTTTCACCAAACGGAAGATTCCAACACACTTTTCCATAAAAAACACTTACACTTACACGTAAACATGCATGACATAGATAAGAATATAAATGTCTGtccacatatattatatatagtttatgacaCATAACAAGACTATACAATAAtgcttatatatagtttatgatcatAGTATTATTGAAGCCAACGCCGAAATTATCATACAGAGACTATACACATATAACTTGAGATTTAAACTCTCACAtggggtttttttgtttttagtttttgagtaaCTGATCTCAAGAGCTAGTATAAGACACTCTCGCCGGAGAGTCATGGCCGGGCCCGGGACATCTCCACCAGGAATATGCTACACGTATCTTGACCTgaacagagaagagaagaataatgaagaagagTCATCAGTTGAAGACGAAGACCAAGTCACGAGTAGTAACAACGTTAGACAGTATGTTCGATCCAACATGCCTAGGCTTCGTTGGACGCCTGATCTTCATCTCACCTTTGTTCGTGCAGTCCAACGACTAGGCGGTCCACACAGTACGACTCTCTCAGTCTCTCAAGTTCTCTCTCTGTGGTGGTTTGTAATGATATGTTATTGTTGTATGACTTACAGGAGCGACACCAAAATTGGTTCTTCAGATGATGAATCTGAAAGGATTGAGTATTGCACATGTCAAAAGTCATTTACAGGTTCACACCATAATCTCATCATCGTCTGTTTCTCTAAGATTATCTCagttttgttgttcttattttttcaaTGTTGTCATGTTTCTGATTTCAAGATGTATCGAAGTAAGAAGCTCGAGCCGTCATTATCTCGCCATGGTACGTTAGTTTTGATCCGCAGACATATATCATTCTTTCACCAGGTTTGATGAAAACGACTTTTGAACAGACTTTGGAGCTTTCATGAGTGGACAAAGAAGCTATTTGATAGACTCCAGATGTATTCCATATGGCGGCGATTTAAGACATGCCTCTAACTCTAAAACCGTTCCTTCAAGGTCATTCAATCATAGACACAACACAAATATCAGTTCCTGAAATGTTTCAGATTTCTACATCCGACCAGAAAgttaaaattgcatttttttacTTCAGGGTACTCAATCAAGACGCGATCATTACAAATCTTGGAGGTAACTTTCTAATGCGACCTTCTAGCTGGTTGAGCGGGTTATGCACATACAACCAAGACAGCATAAAGAACAAGACTCTGCCTCTGCTCGAGGTAACTaccttcttttttgttaaaggaaCACTACTTATGGTAACTAAAAACATATTGTAATCTTGGTAAAACCCTTATGGCAGATTAGGAAGACAATCAATGAGAAAAGAGTCCGAGATGAAGAGGTATCATCATCAGTCAAACGATTGAAATCAATATCCGGAGATGGGATACAGTTACCTGAGATTGGAATTTGCAGGCAAAAACCAACAGATGATATCAACACGATGCTCTCGCTCTCTCTGTTCTCGACATCATCAGGAGACCGTAACATAGCATCAACCAACATAACAGAGAGATGAAGTTTAACTTTTAAGAGATTCAAGAGTAGAgagctttttttcttcttccttagccGTTTCTTGGGACGAGTACTTAGCCAGGATCTGGATCAAGCTTGATTCAGATCCTGTAAGTACTTTCCTTCTGAGGTTGTattcttagaaaataaaatagaatcaCTTGAAACAAAACACATGTAATAATCATATGTTTCCTactcaaaaatg
This genomic window contains:
- the LOC104785101 gene encoding putative two-component response regulator ARR20 codes for the protein MAGPGTSPPGICYTYLDLNREEKNNEEESSVEDEDQVTSSNNVRQYVRSNMPRLRWTPDLHLTFVRAVQRLGGPHRATPKLVLQMMNLKGLSIAHVKSHLQMYRSKKLEPSLSRHDFGAFMSGQRSYLIDSRCIPYGGDLRHASNSKTVPSRVLNQDAIITNLGGNFLMRPSSWLSGLCTYNQDSIKNKTLPLLEIRKTINEKRVRDEEVSSSVKRLKSISGDGIQLPEIGICRQKPTDDINTMLSLSLFSTSSGDRNIASTNITER